A segment of the Candidatus Izimaplasma bacterium HR1 genome:
TTAAGTTTTTTTGTTTTGTTAGGTTTGTCAGGTTGCGATTTACTCGGTGGAGAAGGTATTGGAAATGATTCACAAGAATTGGGCTCTGAATACAAAGAAGTGGTTATTAGTAATGGTATTGGGAAAAGTGTGAATGCAATCACTAATAAGTATATCGAGACTCTATCAGGAGCAGTACCTGTATTCGATGCTGCTAAGCTAAGTGAACTCACAATTGTAAAGACACCAATGCAAACACAAAATGCAGAGAGTTTTTACAGTTCTACAATAGCTGAATTTACAGATTCAAGTTCTTCTTCTATTCAAAAGAAAATAGGTGCTTCAGGGGCATACAAGATGTTTACGGCAAGTGCATCACAGTTTAAGGAATTCAGCACTTCATTAACATATACCTCAAGTACCCAAGAAATGTATTATACATTACAACAAAATATTGTTGGAAACAGAATTGAGATTGAAGGATACAGAGACTTAAGAACTTTTGAAAATTCATTGTCAGATGAGTTTCTAAGAGATATAGAAGCTCTTAAAACCGGAACAATGACACCGGAGCAATTTATTAACATTTATGGTACTCACGTGGTTGTATCTGGGTATTTCGGTGGAAGACTTAGTTGCTATTTTTATATGGTAACAAATGATTCTTCTTATAACCAAACATCTAGTTCATCAGTGGAAAGAGCACTTTCAGCAGGGATAAAAGGTATAGTAAGTGGTGACGCATCATCATCTATATCAAGCAGTGTATCTTCAGCAATCGGTACACAAAATGTTGAAACACATTTTACAGCACAAGGTGTTGGTGGCTCATTCCATAGTTTAGGTGATTTAGATAATTTTTCTGCAAATTATCCAACTTGGGCAGAATCCTTTAATGAAAATGAAAATTATTCTGTATTAGTAGATATACCTGAAAATGGTTTGGTATCAATATGGGATTTATTCCCAGTGGAGTACGAAGCACAAAAAACTGCAGTATATGACGCTTTTATTAATGAAGCATCAAATACCTACAATTCTTTTATTGACAGTTTCCTACGAGCTACTGACGATGGCAATATTATCGATTTCGGTGGTGGAGAAGGTACTTCTGCATCTCCATACATCATTTCAAGCGAAACACATCTATCCAATATTGGTAACTTCTTACAAGCAAACACGTACTTCAAACTTGTAAGTGATATTAGTATTACTAATTGGACTCCAATTGGGTCATATAAAGAGAGTGGTTCTGCTGTACCAGCAAATCCTTTCAAGGGACATTTTGATGGAGGTGGACATACCATAACATACAGCATTGATGTAGACTTTGGATCAAGTGATAGCACGAGTACATACTACAATCTTGGATTGTTCGGAGCGACCGATGGTGCAACAATTAAAAATCTAAATGTTTCAAATACAATTTTAAGTAAAAACAGTGAAGGAGTTGCAGGATATCTATTTGTTAACGGAATCTATTACAATGTTGGTGGTATCGCAGGATACACCAAGGATACTATAATAGAAAACTGTAACAGCAGTGGTGAAACCACTATTTTACTGAGAAAATTCAACCCATTTATAAATGTATATGGAATGTTACAACTAGGAGGAATAGCAGGTTATTCAACTAACACTAACATTTCGGACTGTTCAAACTCTAGTACAATATATGGTGCAAGTTTCCATAGCAATGTTGGTGGAATTATTGGACACAAGAAAAGTTCTACGATTATAAACTGTACAAATTCTGGTGCAATTGCAAATAAACTTATGCTTGGCACTTATGGTGGATATTCTGGTAACTTACATGGATACGAGGATTAAATTAACCATTTGAGAATCAATACTTAGTCATTAAAAAAGAGAGACTCTTGATGAGTTTCTCTTTTCTTTTTTATTCACTGTCATAATATTATTTTATATTTGATTCCTACTTGTAAAATCTTTATTAAGATCCTTATCCCAGTTATCATCAATCTTTGAATTCATACGGTAATTACTTACTGTCTTACTTAGTTCTTTATAGTGTTTTTCAACTCCCTTATGATCAGCATGGTAATTCACAGAACGTTCTCTTCTTATCCCGAATTTTTCCCCTTCTTTGGCCGCATCGATATTCGCCCCTAAAAAGATAAATTCCCAGTTATAAATATCAGTTTGTTTTTTGATCAAAGTTCTAATATCTCTGTATGTGAATTCTTTTGAAGCATTCTCATGCCCATCAGTAGTAATAACTACTAATGTGTTCTTAGGAACTTCACTTTCATCTAATCTTTCATGTTGTCTTTTAATCTTAAGAATAGTTTTACCAACAGCATCTAGTAAAGCAGTCATCCCCCTCGGATAATATTCTTTACTTGTTAATGGATTTACATTCTCGATATTTTCATGTTTGTTAATCATATCATATCGATCATCAAATAACACAGTTGTTAGATATGCTTCCCCATCTTCTTTTCTTTGTTTCTCAATTAATGCATTGAATCCCCCAATAGTATCTTCCTCAAGTCCGCCCATACTCCCACTTCTATCTAATATAAATACTATCTCAGTAATGTTTTTTTTCATATCACTCACTCCTTTTCTGATTTCATTATATGATAATAAAGCATAAAAAAGGTCGCCCTGAAAGCGACATTTTATTTTATATTATAGTGGATTCTTACCATACTCGTGAAGAACTAGATTAATCTCAATTATGTTATAAATTCTTTTCTCAATGAAAAACTTAATCATTAAATCAAACTCAATGCTTTCTGTTAAGGAATAACCTGCTCTATCTAGTAAATCCTCAGTTTCATCTAAATCTAGTCCTAATGCAAGACACAACGCTATTGCAGTTGTTTTCTTTGGTTGATAGCACTTATCTGACCTAATCTTAGAAAACAGTTTCCTGCTCATATTTGCTTGTTTATACACTTCTACTTCTTTATAGTCTTTTTCATCAATTAGCTTAAATAATTTTTGTTGAAATGTAAGAGTATCTACTTTTGGAAATTCATCAATTTCCATATTCATGTTAAACATTGATTGTTTTTGCATTTCAGCTTCAAAGATATTGTTTCTATTATTAGCATGTTGTTCTCTTAAATACATTCTTATATCATGAGATATCATTTTTGAGGTTCTAGATCTATATGGTTTATATAGTACTAGGTACACATCAATATCATATTCTCTTAAGAATCTATTAATTGAATCTATTGCTATTTCTATAGCGATATGTCGAGGACATCCATTAGTACCACCAGATAGTAATGGAAATGCAATCGATTCTAAATTATGTTTGATTGCTAGTTTAAGTGCAGACAGGTATGCTTTTTCTAATCTATCTTTAAAACTATTATTGTCTTCATAGATTGGAGAAACAGTATGAATTACATATTTAGAATTTAAATTATAGGCATTAGAAATACGGGATTCAGACTCTTGAATCTCACCTATCTCTTTTCTTTCATTTAACAGTTCAATACCTGCTTTATTGTAAATCTGCGCTTCTACTCCTTCAGCAACTACTGGTAAAGTATTAGCACTATTTACTATAGCGTCGGTATTAAACTCTGTAATATCCTTTTTTATTACATAAAACGGCATAATGTCACCTCATATTTAGTAAGTTGATAAATAATTTACCGACCCAATTTTAACATAATGAAAGAAGTCAGTAAATGACTTCTTTGTGTAAATCATTGATACAGAATCTAAAATATAAAAGATGTGACAATAATGACTATTCCAATAACCATTAGGAAAATACGATATCCAATGTCACCAATAAATTGGATAAGCCATTGATTCTTTCTTTGATTTTTTCCTACACCTAGAATTCCTAATATTGTTATTATAATTCCAGTTACTAAAGTTATAATTGAATAAGTTTCCATATGTATCTCCTTTTTTATTATCTATAAATATCTTAGCATAGATTACTAATCTGGTAAATGCCTTCTATATTATAATAATTAATAACTCATACTATTTATCCTTCCGAGATACTCATTTGCTTGTTTATAATTTATAGTGTTTTCTGAAACGACATATCAAAATAGTGTTAGACTTAAACTAATAACAAGCATCAATGAAAGAAGGTATAAAATGAGATTCCAAAAGCTACCATTACCAAGTAAAGAAAACAAATTAGGAGAAACAACTTGGCTTACAGAAGAAACTGTTCTTAAACCAATTCTCAATAAGCATATGGCTCCTAAAGGTAAGGTTGGACTAGTTATAGTAAAAGAAGGGTCGTTAGACTTTGTATGGGAGGACACTCCGGATGATATTATTACCGGGAATAGTTATCATCCAATCGTTATTGAACCCGAAAGATATCACCATGTGATAATTACAGGAAATGTATTATTCAAAATAGAATTTTATCAGGATAAACCGTCAAATGAATATGATGAGTCCGCAGTTAGACCAGGAGAAGCTTTTATTAAATAGAAATAGAAAACCATTGTGAACTTTTCACAATGGTTTTTTTATAATAAAATTTATTTATTTAGTTCTTTTGCAAATATGTATTCCTCATAACCTTTTGGGTAATCTTTAAGTGTTGCTACTAGTCGATAGCCTAGTTTCTCATAAAATTGTTTTGCTTGAAATTCACAAGTCTCTAGAGCTACATATGCGACACCTTTTTCAGTTGCTTTTTCTTCGATTAATTCCATTAATTTCTTACCTATTTTTTTTCCTCGGAAATTTTCTATAACTACAAGTAAACTAATATCTATTCTATCAGATGTTATTTCACCGTGGACACCACCAATGATTGTGCCATCTTCTTTTGCAAGTACGATCAAATCACTTGTTTTTATGCTCTTTTGTGATTTATATAATAACTCGTCTTTATCCTTTGATTCTATAATCTCTAAATTTAGATTACTTTTAATATTAAAAGACGTGTTTGATAGATAATGATATTTCTTTGTTAATGGTGTAGCTTCAATTATACCGTCACATAAAAATCCTATAGTATAAAAATCATTTATTGTTTTCGACTCTTCACCTTGATAAAGAATTCCACTGGCTTTTCCTTTAAAGTATTTGGAGATTGCTGATAATAGATGATTTAACAATTCAATTCTCTCATAGTAAATATCTTCTAGAGTTATCATGTCCCACCCTAGACTTGCATGTATTGTTGCTACTAGCCTACCGTTTTCTTTTATATAAAAATATCTGTCTTCGGTTGGCCTTACACCAGTGAAGACAGTATTATATTCTACTAAATGTTTTGATAACTCCGGGCGATTCTTCAAATTCTCTTCGTATATGTATTTAATCATCATTGTCTCCTTAAATCTAATGTGGTTTTATAAAATACTATCCTCTAATAAGGTTAATCTACTATTTTTCCAATCATTTCGTCCACCTCATCCAATTATAATAAACTACGTTATACCTACTTCAATTGTTCATCAACTGATTTTGTATAATTCTGAACTACTTCACCGGTATGAAGGGTTGTCTTGTTTTCAAATAATACTACCCAACACTCCTCTGTAGTTTTCGGGAAATGTGCAATCCCCTTTTTAACTACATGAAAATCTCCCTCTTCAAGGAGTACTTCACTATCTTTATATTCAATAATCATCGTTCCTTTAATGACAATAAAAAGTTCATCTTCATTCTCATGAGTATGCCATACTAAATCACCACTAATTTTAGCTACCTTCATGTATGAATCATTCACTTCAGCAACTATAGAGGGCGACCAAAAATCCGTGATTTTGTCAAATTCTTTTGTTATATTTTTTTTGTTCATAACATCACTCCTCGTTCGTTATTTTACCATATAAAAAGAAAAAAAGCATACATTTAACATGTATGCCCTCAGTAAAATTGTTTGTATCATCCCTAATACTTTTTCCCTTAATCCGTTACTACTATATTTTAACTAATATGTCTTGGTTTTACAACCTCATTTGTGTCGATATACATTGTACCGAAATGAGCTATTTTTTTGCAGTTTTCGAGTGTTTGTAAACTATATAGTGCTTGGTTTTATCGAATAATGTGTAATATGTATCTTTTTTAATTTTAATAATTCTTCAGATATTTCTAAAGCCTTCTTGTATTTTCTATCTTCTTTATAATATTCAATCAATAAGTTATATGTCAATCCTATTAATTCTTGACTATTACCTTTTACTGAATGAGTCTTCAACTCATTAATTTCAGAAATATAGGTATCATCTCTGTAGTCTTTATTTTGCCATTTCATTAATATCTTTATAAGTAATTTACTAGACTCTGATAATGCAGAGTATTCATCTTTGATTATTTCGTTATAAAATCCAACCAATCTTATATCTTTATTTACTAAATACACTCTAAATTTAGTATAAGCATATCCAGTTGTTGAAGTATCAACAACTTTGTTTAATTCATTTATTGCTTTCTCGTAACTGTTTTTATAAAAATATACTTCAGCTCGCATAACATAGCAATTATCTAATAAGTATTGGAGTGTAAACTGCTCAGCAAATTGTGCTACATGATCAACTAATGTAATTACTTGATCAAATCGCATTATCGTTAGATAAACCTTTGCGATTAACAACCTACAACGCATTGCCCGTAAGTAATTAGTTCTCTTTTCGTATTCCTCAATTACTTTATTACACAATGAAACACTATTAGTGAACTTATATTGTTTTAAGTATGCTCTTACTAAGTATTCATTTATAAAAACATCAATTTCGTCACGCCCAATTTCAATTGCCTTTTCAAGTTGTATTTCTGCTTCTGAATATAACGAGTTACTTAAGCATTCAACCCCTTTGATAAGAAATATGAGTTGCTGTTGTTCTGGTGATAAATACTGAATAACAGGCTCATATACCATAATCTCGTCACGAACTGCTTTTGTATTTGTTATAGCATAATACAAAGATCTAATAATATGATAGTTTACAACTTCTAAACTTGTTAAGAACAATTGCGACTTTGATTCTAATTCATCAACAAATTCTTTGGCAGCATCATATTTATAATTCAATATATTTGAAAAGATGTTTTTATAATAATAAGCCATACTTGTAGAAACATCATCTGATGTGTTTAACTTCAAATCTAAAGCATTCATTATATCTTTCAATGTTTCCTCTGATGGTGCCTGTTTTCCCTTTTCAATATTAGATATCAAAGTATGAGAGATATTTGTTAGAGTTGCTAGTTTTCTCAATGATATCCCCGCTTCAATTCTAGCTACTCTAATATAGACACCTAAAACAGATAGGTTTAATTTGACAATTTTAGTTTTTTTAATCATTGTATCACTCCTCAATATTTACAATTGTAATTATTCTGCAGTTTAACACTCAATTATACAGTTTGTAAAGTGTAATTACAAGTTTTTCATAGATACAATATTCTATCAAAAAAAGAAGCCAATAAATGACTTCTAAATCGCTAATAAAATACAGAAATATAAAGGATGAAAAATTTTAGTTCATGCAATTCTCAATTTCAAGATTCATCATTTTCGTTTTCTTTCCTCTTACCACTTCTTAATAATGCTAAACCTATTATCCAAAATATCAATGCTCCGACTCCCCAAACAAATGCAAATATTATTTGGAAGAATAAAAATCTACTGTCCTTAATAAGCATATCATAAACTTGAATTACAAACACTACTGTTAAAGTTGCTCCAAAAACTAACAAGATCCAAGAAATAATTTTTGTTAAATTTGACATATAATCACCTCAACTAAATTTTATCATAAAAAAAGAAGCCGGTAAACGACTTCACATTTCATATGTATCTTTTTTAAGTTAAAACTTATAATCTATTTCTTTTTTCTCTACTTCTTTTCTCAAGCTACTTGATACCACAAGAGTTACTAAAAGTGTCCCTGAAAAGAAGAACATACCTTCTTTCCAATTATAGTATTCACGATAATACTCTCCGTCTATTATAATATGTTTATCCTTATACTTTTGGATTGCCTTTTCTCTTGTTTCTACTTCTATCACAAAATCATTAAACACTTCTTCATATCCATCATAGTACATTTCATGTGTAATAAATTCATAATCCTTCTCAAACCCAATTAGGATTGAACAAATGAACATAATAATTAGAATTGTTATTTTTATACCCTTATACATACTATCCCCTCCAATAATAAATTGTAACATAATGAAATACTTATCTCAATCACTTATGGCTGCTTAATCAGTTTGATTATATGGAATTTTCAATATAGTCTATCAATTCCTTTTTTATTACTTTAAAAAGAATTATACTATTTATGTAAGGAGGAAAGAAATGAAAAAGATTTTGATATCATTCTTATTTATTCTTCTACTCAGCTCATGTCAACCAAGTTCATACATAATTGTAAGTGTTGAACCTGTTGATGGATACTACATATATTATAAGGAACAAAATGGTATTCTTTGTAATACTTATTGGGAGGACATATTTTATAGTGGTGAAATTTATAATTATGGCTACAGTTTTAAAGGATGTAGCGCAAATATGTCATACTTCATTAAAACAGGAGATTCAGAATATATCTATCTTCGTGATGCACTCGATTTAGAATATATCACTCTAGATTCCCTAATACCTGAGTTAATGATGTTAGAACGTAATCCTGAGATAATAGAATCCGATGAAGCAGATTATTACTGGTTAGATTTCCATATTGATGGTAAAGTTGTTTATGCTTATGCCGGTGGTGAATGTGATCAAAATGGAAGCGAGACGTTTATTATAGATAATACAACTTACACATATAATGCAAGTGGATGTCTCAAAGACAACATTTTATTTATGAGAATTGATGGCACTGATATTCCAGTTGAAACATTACTTAGTGATGGATCAATTGATGGAGAATATCTCATACCTTTGCTGGTTAAGAGTATTGAATAAGAATTCTATGTTAACCTACAAATCAACTTATAAAAGAAAACTAAACTATTTAGAGTTTAGTTTTCTTTGAATCATTACTTCACTTTTTACATCTATTATTATAATAGAAAAACAAAATATACTTGTTGGTTAATATCGTAATAAATATGATATAATTTGGATAGAAAGAGAGGATACTTATGGGAGATTTTTTTAGTAACGAAATTGGTTATACAATTTCTTGGTTTAGTTTGGGTCATTTCCTTTTAATTATTGGTTTTATATTATCTTTAGTATTAATTTGGTGGATTTCACCAAAGATTAAACAAAGTAAATATGAAAAAGTGCTTAGATTTTTCCTAGTCGGGTTAGTTATCCTATTTGAATGGCGTGTATTTGAAAGTAGAATGCTTGAAAATTCTATATTTAGAATGCCACTTTGTGCAGTATCATTATATGGCTTAACTCTTGCGATTGCATTTAGTAAAGAAAAAGCATTTAGGATTATTTACTTCTACGCCTTTGGGACATTCCTTACATTTTTATTCTTTGATACATTATGGGGATTAGATAGATGGAGTGGTTGGACATTTTTCGGAGCACATGCTTGTATAGGTTGGTTAGCAGTATATGGTGTTACTGTATTAGACTATAGACCCACTAAAAGTGATTTATACAAATCAATGTTGCTTTTAGCTATATTTGCCCTTATCTCTGGCTACGCGACTTATCGTTTTGGTGGTTCTGACGAGTTATTTCTATTCCACCCACCACTTGTGGAAGTACAATTTTTAATCGATATTCATCCACTGTTGTATCAAGTGATATTCAGTTCTGTAGCAGCATTACTTATGGGCGCAATGTATTTACCAATTTTTATATCAAATAAAATTAAAAAAGGTCATGCTTAATCAAGCATGACCTTTTCATTAAAATGACTTTTTTGTAGTTTATTTCTAAATTATGATATTAAAAAAATGCAATTGTCAAAAAAAACTAACCAAAATATGCTGACAAAGTTCCTATTAAGAAAGTAACAGTGAATATAATTCTATACTTCCTACTTGTCCATGACTCATAATAGCCTGCATGTTCATTCTCAACACTTCTTCTAACACCTATAACAACAATAACTCCCATAAGGAACCCAAATACTAGATACAATATAAGTCCATAAAAGTCAAACATAAAAGCATCCTCAATTCTAAGATTATTTTTCTGGCATCTGCATTAATTTCATTTAAAAATAACTCTTTTAAAACCCAGAAGTCAAAAAAGTATATCTTTTTCAAATATTTTACCATACAAAAAGAAGTCAATAAATGACTTCTTATCTGTCCATATTGAATAAAGTTTATATTGTAATTATTAGATATGCAATTTAGAATTCTCCCATATCGTTAACCCAGATAAATGCTTTAATCTTAATTGGGTTAATAAAACCTAGTTTATAGGCTAACATATGTGACCCTTTCTTGTGCTCCCAGCAACTCCAATTAGGCGTAAAACCTAATTCAAGAAGTTTATTTATAGTTACCAATGAAGTCTCAAATGCTAGTCCTTTATAACGGTGTTTGGAGTCTGTCCAAACATCGAATTCAGCATTAGCTGCACCTTCCATATATGCTCTTGAGAAAGAGATAACTTTCCCATCTTTATACACTTCTGCTTGATAGTATGGTGATGATGATAATTTGTCACTAAATCTTTGTAATTTAACCTCGTGATTAAACTTATAATTATCATGTATTTTCTTGAAAGCAGTTTGATCTAAAGTAAAAGAATATCTTAAATCAATTGCTCCACCAATTTGCTTAAATATTTCACTTAAATAGTTATCCCAATCTTCATTAGGAGAAAAGAGAATAAATTCATCCTTTTTACGTTCTTTGATGTATTTTCTTATCTCACTAATAACTTCTTCTTTATCTTCGGGAATGGTTCCTGAAATATAATGAAAATCAAATTCAGTGAAAAGAATGGTGAATGAGTACTTTACTTCACTTAAAGTATATTTGTATTGCCCTTCTAAATGAGAATGGATAATAGGTATTGAATGAGTATAATCATTAAAGAGTTTCTTCATAAGACCACCTCCATATATTTCTATTATACAATATTTCTAAACAAACAAAAAGTATCAGACAAAGCTGATACTCATTTTTTATCTCAAACCAACGTTTTCTTTTAATGATTCTAATATTATATCTGTTAGATAATTGTGTTTTTCCTCCTCAAGTATTGCAAAATATAGGGATCTTAGAAAATTCTTTATATTGTTTGTAATGAAATACATTTCCGGATAATCACCATTTTTCTCATAGGTAGAAAACCTTTCAACCCAATCGATCAGATATTCTTTTGATAAAAGATTTCGTTTTATTGCTTTAGTAATACCAACTACCATTCTTTCATCTTCATCATGTGAGAAATAGTAATCTCTATTGTGTAGTTTCAAAAGGATTGCTTCTAACATCAATTTTATCTCTTCTTGTTTAAAATACTCTAATGTAAAGAACTGATCAAAGACATCAGCACTATGGGCAATACTATGAAGCCATCCAACCTCTTTATTATATCCTTCTAAATGTTTCTCTTTTTTGAAGTAATCAAGATATATCTTAAATAGTTCTCTTATTGTATCTTCTTTGAAGATTTTATCTCGTTTATGAACATGAAGGAGAATAACAATTTGGAGGGAAGAGAAACTTCTAGTTAAGACACTATTTCCAATTTTATTATCAATATCAAAGAATAAGTGCTTTTCTGAAAATAATGAATATAAGAATGTTGTTAATGTCGCTTCATCAAAATGCTTATCATATAGTAAATGAGCCAAACAAGGATAAATTAATCCATCTCTAATTTCATTGTTTTTGTCGCCTATGTTTTCTAATAGTTCCGTGGTTAATTCTAGCTTATTTACACCTTCAAATGAGAACTTGCTCTCTCTTTGCTTACTTAAATAATCTAGTGTTTCTTTCTTCAACATATTGATCACCTCTATCAACATTATATACTGATTGCTATCGGTGCTCAATATCCGATAAATTTATGTTCTATATTTTTTAAAAAAGTATTCTTACATTCACTCAGTTATTATATAATATATGTATATCAAGGGAAAGGAAGTATTAATATGCCATATGAGAACAAATATTTACAACTACTAAGTAAAGAGTACTCAAGTGTCCAAGAGGTAAGTACTGAATTAATAAACCTAACAGCTATTTTGAACCTTCCTAAGGGAACCGAACATTTTGTTAGTGATATCCACGGGGAATATGAAACTTTTAATCACTTCTTAAAAAATGGTAGTGGGGTAACTAAGGATAAAATTGACATCTTGTTTGATGATTATAGTGACGAAGATAAAAATACTTTAGCTTTTTTTGTATATTATCCAAAACAAATGATAGCAAAGTATCAAGACCTTTTAGATAGAATTTCTTATAAGAAATTCATAAGAAATAAACTATTAGAGTTAATTACTCTTTGTAATCATTTATCGCAAAAATATACAAAAAGCAAGGTTAGAAAAATACTCCCTGAAGCCTTCAACTACATTATTCAGGAATTACTGTACGAAGATAGACATCTATCTGATAAAAGTGAATACTATAATTCGATATTGGATGCAATCTTTTTAACTAAAAGAGAGAAAAACTTTCTTATAGAATTATCATACTTAGCACAAAGACTAACAATTGATAGATTACATATAGTTGGCGATATTTTCGACCGTGGTCCTGGAGCACATCTAGTCATGAATAAAATCCAGAAATATCATAGTGTTGATATTGAATGGGGTAATCACGATATTATATGGATGGGTGCTGCTAGTGGTAGTAGATTATCAATCTGTAATGTTTTAAGAAATAGTGCAAAATATAACACTCTAGATACTTTAGAAGAAGGTTATGCTATTAGTTTAATGCCTTTAGCTCAATTCGCTCTTAAGTTCTACAACGATGACCCTTGTGATGTATTTATGCCTTCTACTGGTGTAATTACTGATATAGATAAAGCATTACTAACTGCAAAAATGCATAAGGCAATAACAATAATGCAGTTTAAACTAGAAAAATCTCTAAGTGACAGGAATCCTCATTTTGGACTTCAAGATAGATTGTTATTAGATAAAATAAATCATCAAGACAAAACAATAACAATCGATGGGAAAACCTATCCTCTAAAAGATAGTAATTTCCCAACGATTAATACCGATAATCCTTTTGAATTATTACCAGAAGAAATTAATGTACTGAACCAACTTAAAAGAGCATTTTTAAATAGTGATTTACTGCAAACTCATATCAAACAACTTTTCAACATCGGACAGATGTATTTGATCTATAATGACAACCTGTTATTTCACGGTTGTATTCCATTAAATGAACAAGGTAACTTCTTAGAATTTGAAGTAGATGAAAAGTTATACAAAGGAAGAAAACTATTTGATAAATTAGATCAAAAAATTAGAACTAGTTATCTAAATAGATATAGTCCTAATAACGCTGAAAAAGATTATTTTGTATATCTTTGGCTAGGAGCTAAATCTCCTTTGTTTGGTAAAGATGCTATGAAGACTTTTGAAAGA
Coding sequences within it:
- the fbp gene encoding Fructose-1,6-bisphosphatase class 3, whose product is MPYENKYLQLLSKEYSSVQEVSTELINLTAILNLPKGTEHFVSDIHGEYETFNHFLKNGSGVTKDKIDILFDDYSDEDKNTLAFFVYYPKQMIAKYQDLLDRISYKKFIRNKLLELITLCNHLSQKYTKSKVRKILPEAFNYIIQELLYEDRHLSDKSEYYNSILDAIFLTKREKNFLIELSYLAQRLTIDRLHIVGDIFDRGPGAHLVMNKIQKYHSVDIEWGNHDIIWMGAASGSRLSICNVLRNSAKYNTLDTLEEGYAISLMPLAQFALKFYNDDPCDVFMPSTGVITDIDKALLTAKMHKAITIMQFKLEKSLSDRNPHFGLQDRLLLDKINHQDKTITIDGKTYPLKDSNFPTINTDNPFELLPEEINVLNQLKRAFLNSDLLQTHIKQLFNIGQMYLIYNDNLLFHGCIPLNEQGNFLEFEVDEKLYKGRKLFDKLDQKIRTSYLNRYSPNNAEKDYFVYLWLGAKSPLFGKDAMKTFERYFIDNYEVRKENENPYFTLRENESILKNIYKEFGIKWNKSKIINGHVPTDVSQGGNPLKANGRIYAIDGGMSKQYKEKINIGGYTLVSDSYKLFLISHDRFDSKEKLIKSEKDIINLVQAEEINTKREYIYNTDKGKRIETEIQDLYKLLGAYRTGLIKENKSK